CAGACTTATGAAAATAAATCTACTCAcaatcttcatcttcttctgtCCTCAGAGGTCAACAGTTTAGATCCAAAAGGAGTCTAATAGATCCAGAAAACTAACTAGAAAACAATTTTAAACACTAAATCCTTGATGTCATTAAGAGAAATTTAGTATTGATTTTAAACACTATATCCAAAAGTTTTCTACTCATCGTACAGAAGGTCTATTTTACAAACAAAGACCAGGGTATAACATCTGGAGCAGTAAcatgttattttaaaaaataatgttcCAAACACATGCAGCTGCAGTCACATTATTACTTACATCACCAGATGAATCATGCATTTTGAGTTCTTTAAGAACATTTTTTCGGAGTTCAGCGATCCCAAGTTTTGCATCGTCATCATCAGCACATTCCTCAGCCATTTCATACCTGATGCACAACTTTTGGACCCTTACAATTAGATATTATATCGCATTACTATTTAAATGCTATGGTCaaatattttatactaataGATTCCACTAAAATAGGTTTCCCAAGCATGCATCATCTTCATTAAACTGGAAATTCTAAAAGTGTAAACAGAGAGTTTAAATTATTAACTTCAAAACCATTTAACAACCTATggcacaaaaataaaattaaaaaaaagaaaagaaaaagaaacagaACATTTTCTTTGGCAAGAAAGCTGATAGAATCTTTCAACTGCTAATATTTTCCCACCAAAGAATGAAGTAACACACTATTTCAACTGCTAAACTAACATTCACAAGAGTAACACACATATAAAATCGTCTGCACATTAAGAATCTCTCCCTACGCTTATTTCCTAATATATCAAAGAAATATACTCACTACGAATCTCTCCCTACGCTTATTATTAATTTGCTCACTAATTCTATCACGATTTCAAGAAACAAGCATTTGAATTCTATACCAAGAAACAAACATCAACATAGCTGTAATacacttttaattaaaaaaaaactgattAAAAATTCAACGACAAAAAAACATAAGAATACGAAATGTGGATCAAATAAACACACAGAAGTTAGGATTACTAACGCTTTCACAAATGCACGCAGGAAATACACGTCCTGTGCGATATAATCGCGAAATGTGTCGAGCTTGAGATTTCCCGCCGCCAATGCGATCACAAATGGAGTGTAAAGAGCTTCAGTCCACTCCGTCTTGAACTTTCTCCAGTACTTCTTTCCTAAACCGTCTTCTATCACTGCCGGCAACTTCCCCGTTGCCGACGATGCCATCGTAATTGCTTTAAAATCACCGGTAGTCGATGCGAATTTGCAAGATCGGAGACGATGCACGAACGCCGGGGAAGGAACAGAACGAGAAGAAGTGGAAAACAGATTTGTGGAGAAATTGGGCGATTGCCGCGATGATAGGGTTTTGAGGGAACTTATCAGCTTCTGCATCAAATTTAGCGTGAATTCCTTATTCTTCTAGAGTTTGTTCCTCTAGAAGGAGGTTCTACTAGTTTCCTGCTTCAGGCGGCGTCGGCTGCGGCTGAGGAGGCGGTGGACGGTGGTGGCGGAGAGAGAATTGGAAAGTTTAAAATGGACAGATGAAAATAAGGCGTGATGTGCTTTAATATATACACATTCCAAAAATGCCCATTCATCAATCGGCCCATTTATCCCAAGATCGGTATGCAGTTACAAGTGGGCCTACTAGCCCGAAGTCAAAAAcagttttttttgttattttcgtTTGGAGTCTAAAAATAAttaaccttttttttattataagggtgcaatctaattttaattatttttatatttaatttttaatttttaattttggcGAGCTAACTGAAAGAGGTTGATAAGAGAGAAAGCATATAGCATTTGCACCTCAGGTTGTTCTAATTGTACCTTCAAAATTCTAATCCAAAGTCAGTTAAGTACTCCCTCATTCCCACTACAAGTGATGCACTCCAAATCGGGCGttgttttacaaaaataataataaatagttagagtagagataaagtaaagtaaataAGATAATAATGTATATATGATTCTCTTCTATACTGTTCTTTCTTGCTTTATTTTTCATTCAcgttaactatttattattatcttcGCAAAACAGCAGTCAGAAAAAAACGTctcacttgtagtgggacagagagggagtagttttttttgttaCTGTTAGTTAAACAGTTgtagatatttttttttaataacacACTTCAAATTATAATTAAACGTTATCATcggatttttaaaatttattttttattttattttattttattgtattttattttattttattttattttattttattttacggATAACAAACTGTATTAAGCGGATAACATCTGAAGCATTCGGTTGAAACCgttaaaatttggatttttaaataattaatctgTTTTCTACTTTTACTGTCGCAgtctaattattaattattttattttaagcgAAAGAGATAAAGCTTACATAGCGTTTGCACCTCAGGCTGTTCAGATTGTACCTCCAACATCCTGATTCCTGATGCATCAAAAATGGCGGTTTTCTGAAATCATGCTCAGTCGCCCATGCTCAATGGGGTCTCAAGCAGTTCAATTTTTCTGCGAATTCAAAAGTCCAGCTTATCGTAATCACTTCCGCAGATTCATAGATGACGGCGGCCGAACCAATTACAAGGCGTGTCGGTGGCGGTTTTTTACCGGTGGCCGGAGGTGGAATTGGGAGGGGAATTCGAGACCTAACCGACGATCCAGatttagcgactcttattcagCGGACGAGTTCGATGAGGAGGATGTGTTAGAGTTCAGGAACGCTGTGAAGCAGAGGGTTTGGTGGtccgatgatgatgatgaggaggaagaTGGTTTTGGGATTCTCGAAGCTTCGATTGGATTCGATTGGGTGTTTAAGGTAGTGTATTAGTTCAATTTATCGCTTGCTTTAAATTGTACAATTCCTATATTAATATAGAATTATGACAATTTTCCTCCATAATTTTACTGATTTCAGGCAGATTTAGAAGTTAATTGAACGTATTTTCgtttatttaaattgagttTGTGATATGCATAGTTGCTGAAATATTCTCAATTTTGTTGCTGCGTTGTATTTGGGAAAGAATCTGTGAATTTTTTTAGAATAGCCTTGACAACGACGTATTGATCTCAGTTTGCAGCTTAGAGttgattattggctaatatttgCTTGATTCTGCAAAACTGGAGTTTGAAGTTATGTGTCTCAATTATGTGATTCTTCATTTAGTTATCTTCGTTGAAAATGAGGCTTCGAGAAATAGGTTTCTCACAATTAGATTAACTGCTTTTTTACTGTTTGATGCATACATTAATTCGAATAGTTGGTGCATAGATTAGTTCGAATAGTCTATCTTGCACTTCAATGAGATGATGGAGTTTAGTTATCGTGCAGATACTTAGAGCCTTTGGATGGATGGTTCCAGCAgttgtgatctatttttttatggacAGGGGCCCTGATTCTATCCTCATG
This portion of the Salvia splendens isolate huo1 chromosome 10, SspV2, whole genome shotgun sequence genome encodes:
- the LOC121752128 gene encoding uncharacterized protein LOC121752128, producing MHQKWRFSEIMLSRPCSMGSQAVQFFCEFKSPAYRNHFRRFIDDGGRTNYKACRWRFFTGGRRWNWEGNSRPNRRSRFSDSYSADEFDEEDVLEFRNAVKQRVWWSDDDDEEEDGFGILEASIGFDWVFKILRAFGWMVPAVVIYFFMDRGPDSILMAVALPLAQSAFYLVADMLWGRSDETPKRKSKRKKRPFTGRSRARKEKGGQTRNRKEAGNYKSWFEGNNNNANESRNRQDFGGWDELDNPVRADKDPHVAPIKKEEEPVSNE